The Metarhizium brunneum chromosome 5, complete sequence sequence catgccatgacggcggcgggggagTCGAGGCTGTGATGTGGAGAGGCAGCATCGCTCGAGCACGAGTGCAGGGAGGAGACGTGCAGCCGGGCACGCGTGAAGGTCAACTTACCTTGGTGAAGCAGTCATCAGCCATGGCTCAATTGGCGGCGGAGGCCTTGCGCCCATTTACAAACGATGGGCAGGAACGGGGGGCGGGTTGTTCAGCGTGCAGCGTCGAGAGAGTGGGAGCGGAGGTGAGGCAAGCGTtgagatggcgatggtgggCCGGAGCAGCGGTTGGCACATGGCAGAGCCAATTCATGCCGTAGTTGGGAGGGGCGCAACTGGGGCCATCATCAGTGGTGAGTTCCAGAGGCCGATGGCACCTGCGGCAGCAACGAGACGCCCGCATGACTCAGGAGGCAATTGGCCCTGGGCTGAAGATGTGATTGATAGGCGCACAGccttgatggatgatggtCAGCTATTTGCTGCTCACCATGACCAATTGGTAGCCATTACATTTGTCCCTGGGCATACATGGAGCAAGTACTACCGGGAATCTACGTGTTTGGCGGCAGTCGAGGAGGTTACATCAATGGCGTGCAGCCCCGCGCTTCCATCTTCTGGCCTTGGATGTACTCGCGCCGAGCAGTACGCAGTAGTCGCAAACGACGATCTCCATTCCTCCTCATTCTACGCAATAAGAATCACGGAAATAACTTCCCACAGAACAGAAACCCATGCAAGAGCATAAAATTGTCACCACGGCGGCAAAAGCCATCCACTCCATCGTGCTCTGTTCGATGTTGAGCTATAGGGTATCTACGCCGTGTTGGTCGTGTAGAGGAGGTTGTATGTACCTGCGGGAGCTGAAACGCAGCCTCGCCCCCGTACCATGATTGACCGAGGAGCCTCgtagaagagaaagaaaacgAACTTTTCATAATTCACATCCATGTTTCTTGCCAATGAACTGGCGCCGGCATATATTCACGTTTGTCCGAGTAGTACCCAGTCAGATTGCATCGTCAACTAAACTCCATCCAGAGCCGAGTCTGTACTCTGGGGTTCCTGCGCTTGCCTAAGTACCGAAGGTACTCCGTGCCTCCGCTCACCTTGCCCCACCAAAGCTGTCTCCTCAAAGCCAGCCTGTCTCACAGCTTCCAGTCAGCACGCATCACTCAAACTTATAAGTTACAAACCTCAAGCGTACGCCACAAAACCTGATcgagtcgccgtcgcccttCCCTTCGCATGGTCACGATAACAGAGACGTTTAGCCCCACCACACCGATGGCCGCATAGGCAGCTCGTCACCCGTCacccgccatggccgacctCAATGATGATGACGTGGAACAGTTGTCCACTACGCAGCAGGAAGCTCTCCAGCAGTACATCCAGGTCACCAACCAAGAGCCGAAGGAGGCAATCCCTCTACTGCAAAGGTCACAATGGAACGTCCAAGTAAGCACTCGATCGTCCCTAGACAGGCATCCTTCCTTGGAAACCCTCAACTCTACCCTCTCGTGCCTGACATGCCCCTCCAGatcgccattgccaagttctttgacggcgagggcCCCGACCCTGTAGCCGAAGCTATGGCCGCTCAAAATGTCCCTCGGACGACAGCAAGACACGAGAACTTGCAGGAAAGCCTCCTGGCCGAAGGCTTCACCCCTCGATCGCAGCCAAGACAACGAACAGACGCCGCGCCGAGAATCGTACCTCAGCCGCCGATAACACATCGTTCACCATGGCTTCtgggccttcttctcgcccCATTTGGCTGGGGATGGCGCGCAGCCTCGACGCTTTTCAGGACGTTTTGGTACATTCTGTCCTTCCTGCCGGCGTCGATCCGACCCCGTTCCGTGACGAGCCGTATGTCGTCTGGGTTCAAGGACACGAGCGGCCGCCGAATGCTGATGCCGCGGGATACGGCCGCACGATTCAAGCGCGAATTCGACGAAGAGTACGGCCAGAACGATCTCCCCTTCTTCGAGGGCGGGCTGGCCCAGGCGCATGATCTAGCCAAGAAGGAGCTCAAGTTTCTTCTGGTTGTTCTCTTGTCCCCGGAGCACGACGACACTGCGTCATTCATTCGGGAAACACTCCTCTCACAAGACGTAGTAGACTACATCAAAGACCCCACAAACAACATCATTCTCTGGGGAGGAAACGTGCTAGACTCAGAAGCATACCAGGTAGCCACCGAATACACATGCACCAAATTCCCCTTCTCGGCACTAGTCTGCCTGACGCCCAGGGAGGGCAGCACCCGCATGGGCATCGTCAAGCGGCTCGTCGGCCCCATGCCGGCAAGCACCTACCTGTCGGAGCTGCAAAACTCGGTTGAAAAGTACGGCtccgacctcgacggcgttCGAGCGGAGCGCACCGCCCAGGAAGTATCCAGGAATCTCCGCAACGAGCAAGACTCGGCGTACGAGCGCTCCCTTGCCATCGACAGAGAACGCGTCCGCCAGCGAAGAGAGGCAGCCGCGGCCGCAGAAGCCGCCGAGTCATTGGCGCGGGAAAAGGCACACGATGCCGCGTTGCTTGAGAGCAAGCGCAACCAATGGAAGACGTGGCGCGCGGCCAGGCTGCTCCCCGGACCAGCGGCAGGCGATAAGGACGTGGTGCGTGTCGCCCTCAAGATGCCCGAAGGGTCAGGGGCGGGTCGCCTTGTCAGGAGGTTCCCGCAGGACGCGTCGGTGGAGGAGCTTTATGCCTTCGTGGAATGCTACGATAGGATACGGAGCCGTGAGGACGGagccgatgacgacgactaCTCAGATGACTCTACGGTGGAGGCCCCCGAGGCTTATGAGCACAAGTATTTGTTCAGAATAGCCTCGACGCTGCCGAGGGTGGTGTATGAAGCTAGCACTACTGCCACGCTGGGGGAAAGGATTGGCAAATCGGGCAATTTGATAGTCGAGGAGGTGTtgggcgatgacgaggatgagagTGGTGAGAGTGGTGACTGATGGCCGGAAGAGTCCGTGGCTAATATAGACATTGTCTGCGGAGTACCGGGCATGGGGGGAATATGTATCAACAGGCTTCCAGTATTTCTGTAATGTTTGATGTCACGAGTGAGGTATTAGATGGCATAAACGTGCGATGGTGGTATTATTAACTCGCGAGTTGTCACCCAGACTTACACGCGGCCACCGGTCTACAAAGCCAAGCTTCTTGCCTCGGGGTTACGTAGGTAGTAAGCAATCTTGTGGGTGCCAACGCATCCATGCTTGCACCTCCAATTAAGCCATCCCCGCCCAAAGTCATGCGTGCGTTCAAATCTGTATGGTTTACGGTGTACGTACTCGACAAAGCGTGGCCAAACAGGCTAGGTGATTGCGTAGCAGCTGGAGGCTGTGCTTCTCGGCTTTGTGCGGTGACGTGGGTGGGATGCACTCGCGAGTTGCCCGTGGGAGAGCATGATGCGTTGCGCACGCGAGTCGTGGCTGGGACGCGGCCACTGGCTCACCACgttgtcaactggtcctccAAGCTGCCGGACTCGGTATGCACGCAGTATCTGCAGTACCTGCAATACTACCAAGGTAGTTTATTTGCCTCGATGCGTAGCCAGCGGGAAACAAACTTCCTCGACATTGAAACGTCACCGCAGAGTGAGACAGGGGCTCACAAGCCACaaactccagatgtcgacagctacagagtactccgtacagtacaTGTGCTGTTTGTACGCGTTGCGCTAGCGCGGGCTGCCGCCAGGGTCTTGGATTACATGCTGTGTGGCCCATCAATGATTGATCAGCCCCATCCACCCCATCTACCCAGATCAACCCCGTGATCCCCGTCAACTCGTGCTCACCTTGAACCATGCCGTATCGACTCCGTCCGCTGGCTGACACTGGAAAGCATATACCTGGATCTGGCTGTTGCTAATTATCGTTCTTGTGCATATCGGCACTCTGGACTGCGGTTGTCTCGTCGAATCAATAATTTGGCTTGAGCCCCCCCCGTTCTGCCACCTGGCATCCCTTGCTCAATCAGATAATCCCGCCGTCTCTACACAGCACACCCAGACTGCCAGTGCACCGCCGTCAAGTCTGTTGTCCGCCATCATTCGCCTCGATGCTCTTTTGACAACACCGTGTTGCTACTCCAACTCTTCATTCTCTACTTCTCCGCACGGCACCAGCGGGCGCGGCGTGCCCTGTCGTTGATCCTTTGaatcatctcctcctccgtAACTCTTCACCCAACAAATTCCCCACACTTGCCCGCATTGCGGACGCAGACGAGGCTTGAAGCCAAACAGCACTTGACCACTCAACCACTTCGATCCTTCGCCATCCGGAAACCTTTCGAGGCAAAAACCAAGGGACCAACCCCTGTCACTTGCCCACTCAGTCTTCCGCCTCCTGGCGAACAGCCCGACAGGTGACAGCTCTGAGCCACCCAATTGATCCGCAAGGTCCGCGACTGCCCGCCAACACCGCATCTTCATCGAGAGAGACCCTGGCTTGGCTAAGCCTGCCCGCATCTGACAATCGCGatctcttctttttcccgCCTCATCACCCTCCATGTGTCCCTAGTCCTACCTCTATTTCTCGTCGGATTCGCCCTCTCTACACCTATCTACGCTATACCGCCTAATCCAAGGTCGAGCAATTATACCTATAGCGAAACCACTTTCGACCGACGTCTCGTCTACCTTCATTCGCTTTCTGCGCGCGCGTCCACCAACGCTCGTCGTGCGAGCCCGGAGTAGTCAGCATGAAGTCTATGAAGGGCCTCAGCATGAACAAGATGCTGGGGAgtatcaagaagaaggctggaGGTAAGCAAGTCCCTGCTGTTGTTTCGATATCTAGACCACCCCGCGCAGCCTTCGATGCATGCTGCGCATACCTGTCGGCCTGCGCAGCGTGCGGCCCAGCGACTCAACATAATTTGGTATTTACTTTGGAAGACAGAAGAGGAGCCGCTGGTCTGACTTAGTCCTTTCTTAGGGAGCTCAAACGCCCCCCCAGCGTCGGCTGCGACACACGCTGAGAACCCCGAGGTCACTGCTCACAACAGCGTCGTAAGTCCAGGGAGCCCCACCACATGACACCGAATGATGTCGTCGCTAACCCCAACGGCCACAGAAAGCGTTTTGCGAGTCTGGCGGAAATTCCAAGGTATGTAATACACTGGCGGTTTCTCACTCTTGGTGCTTCGCTGCAGTCCGAATCATGGCAACTGACCAAGACGACTGTCAATAGACTGATGAAGTTCTCTTCCTCCCCCCCATCGTCGATGCTGCCGAATCATCCCCGGCTGCCGCAGCCGAATGTGCCCGTGTTATTCGCAAGTTCTTGAGCAAAGATTATAGCTCAAGGCCGTCCTGGCAGTATAATGCTATAATGCTTGTCCGAATCCTGACCGATAACCCTGGGGAAACCTTCACGAGGAATTTAGATGACAAGTTTGTCGACACAATCCGAGCTTTGctgaagaatgtcaaggatcCCAGCGTATGGCAAATATTAATGGAAACCTTGGATGACTTTGAGTATGCCAAAGCGCACGACCAGAACCTAGCTCCGTTGGTTCTTATGTggcagaaggagaaggaggctgCCATAAAGAAACATGGGGTAAGATTAGCTAGCAGGTGAATGATGGGCCGTATACCTTGCTAATGGGAGAAAATAGAATCGACAGCCACCTCTGCCTCCACGGCCCTTCATAACGAACCAGCCGCCGCTCAACCGACACTCTCAAAACTATTTCGCCAAGGCCCACCATAACAATCGCCTTCCTGACCCCGTTGAGCTCTCATCAAGACTTGAAGAGGCACGGACGTCGGCCAAACTTCTGGAGCAGGTCGTCATGAACACTTCTCCGGGTGAAATGCTGCAAAATGAGCTGATTAAAGAATTTGCCGATCGCTGTCTAAGTGCATCTAGAAGCCTGCAGGGCTACATGGTTTCTGAGAATCCGGCGCCGGATAACGAAACTATGGAGAGCCTCATTGACACAAACGAGCAGTTGCAGACGGCTCTCAACCAGCATCAGAGGGCAGTTTTGAATGCCAGGaagcagcttggcctcggtACCAATGAAAATTCACCAGTTGTCTTGTCAGACAATTCGGACACCGAAAGCCATGCACGTCATAACAATGCTGAGACAGGCTTAATGCCTGGTGGTGTGACAACAGGGGCAATAGATGCAGGAAAGGGGAAACAGACACAGTCATACCATCTGACTCCCACTGGTAATGGGGAGGCAGTAGCATCGAGCTCACGCCAATCACTGAAGGACGAATCGACTGAAGATCCTTTTGCCGACCCGCATCCTGCAGAAGCAAaggctgctggtggctcGTCAACACAGCCTATTTCCGAATTTCCGCATGAACCTTTTCACCCGGGCTTCGGTGGGCCGCTGTCCAGTAACAATGTCGTTCTAAACAGTGCGGGTAGTTCTAGCTCTCGGTCTGGGCTGGCCAAAGAGCAACCGCCGCATAACAGGCATCAAGGCGTCTCTGACGATGACGATATCTATGAGGCAGCACCAAAGGGCAAGAGCCCCCTGAACAAGGAATAACCGCGCGCATGCAGAGTTGCGCTGTAGAAAGTGATTGTAGCTGTGATTGGTTGCTTAGGTTCGCCAACCTTCTCCATGTCAGTCTTCGGTGAAACTTGCACTTCTTGAAGGGGAGTATCAAGGAGAGTATGACTTGATTCATGATTCTGTTGGGCATTTTTGTGCCAACTtgactttttctttttcttttcttttttttatttaaaaaaaagatgatGATTCCCCATGCTGTTAATGTTTCTGCTTTTGATACAACTTCAGACGAGGGTCATTTGGTTATTATTGGCAAGAACTACACCTGGCAAAGCGCTCAAAGGCATCTATAGCGTGTTTCATCAGATTGTGCTAGCTTTCTCGAGAGCATTGCATGGAGGCTAGTGTATAACAGAGATGTGTTTAAATTCGCAGTCTTTATAGCGGATGTGCCGGCTGAATTGTAGCTTGAGAGGGGAAGAGTTGATGAAATCCAACGGCCCTTCGGGTTGTCGAGCATATCCGTACGTCCTGGGCTAGGAGTTCTCATGGGTTCTAGTGTGATTCCACAACATGTGCCGAACAGCGTGCAATGGGTGGATCGGTGGATACTCCAATTGACGGCACTTTGCTAAACGTTGGATGTAGGCCAAAAGTCTTTCACGACGGCATTGGTCTGACCGAGTTGTTGGCGATTTATTTGGGCAAGTTGTCTTGGATATTCACATCGCGCGGCGGCACAGTGTAGAGTCAAATTTAAACCCGATGAAGTCGAGGCTTACCCTACCTAATGTGACTATGGCATGACAGCCTGTCGGGCAAGCGGTTGAACTTGGCAGGACAGCGGACAACGTTGGAGCCATGCGAAGGTTGAGATGGTGGCCTGCCGATTCGTACAGACACCAATAAGCGTTCGGTCGTCTTCGGACTCTGGATGTCCTGGATGATTTTGGATGGAATGTGCTGGTTCGGCCACTTGGTTTAGGTGCTCT is a genomic window containing:
- the ucp10 gene encoding UBX domain-containing protein 10, with the translated sequence MADLNDDDVEQLSTTQQEALQQYIQVTNQEPKEAIPLLQRSQWNVQIAIAKFFDGEGPDPVAEAMAAQNVPRTTARHENLQESLLAEGFTPRSQPRQRTDAAPRIVPQPPITHRSPWLLGLLLAPFGWGWRAASTLFRTFWYILSFLPASIRPRSVTSRMSSGFKDTSGRRMLMPRDTAARFKREFDEEYGQNDLPFFEGGLAQAHDLAKKELKFLLVVLLSPEHDDTASFIRETLLSQDVVDYIKDPTNNIILWGGNVLDSEAYQVATEYTCTKFPFSALVCLTPREGSTRMGIVKRLVGPMPASTYLSELQNSVEKYGSDLDGVRAERTAQEVSRNLRNEQDSAYERSLAIDRERVRQRREAAAAAEAAESLAREKAHDAALLESKRNQWKTWRAARLLPGPAAGDKDVVRVALKMPEGSGAGRLVRRFPQDASVEELYAFVECYDRIRSREDGADDDDYSDDSTVEAPEAYEHKYLFRIASTLPRVVYEASTTATLGERIGKSGNLIVEEVLGDDEDESGESGD